Proteins encoded in a region of the Sander lucioperca isolate FBNREF2018 chromosome 18, SLUC_FBN_1.2, whole genome shotgun sequence genome:
- the luzp1 gene encoding leucine zipper protein 1 yields MSDHKDMTHRHLRHKLQSLSRRLDELEEATNKLQKSEDELLDLQDKVIQGEGSNSALLGDVEDLRKRLLKIQGKDEEVRKAEDLCRTVREKLEEEESLTQELKAEIERLQRRMAELEKLEEAFGKSKSDCSQLCLSLNEEKNLTKKLSSELEALKARLKEVEGSETKLDKAEQALAMELEKLKGFTQTFMSERKRLLEKQREDEKIILKLTEKLEHQKTLADPGRADFMRSRIEDELSSTVPLTGKLAGRKKSLEYLKLADDNIGLVNKSENEKNSGLESLQEDNKVKELTQEVERLKNRLKQMEIVEEDLKNSESKNGELHEKFQMEQNRARQLSEQVEQLRTQLCGKGGIGRNGTSNVDKHGNGSTNICPNNPAKVLENGKAENEEIIVKGGFRQEKPKYRSAATVSEPSSPKHRNRELSPQHKRETKLRSKDHSHSEEISPKSVRRPLSPAHKSRRTPKTPTTAISSNNGIRDTGRGNEEKTRGSMSCSVNTSSTDIKKAPVLSRYPPAANDQKPLRTTHKQTDGENKKSRVEKYSKLYVGSDSESNNSDVVPDSTSNINSISALEKDTASASDQESTDQVQESVSASAASTLSKANGSYTAYRSRITPLLPNDQGSEGHSSASETESTGSRPSEPEPVTETTTATTLNSKTPTSRYPRYSLVHDSHSEGSSSRSSFDEELHNRPLLAEGGQQGPTHTASGIGIQRVCSPREALRSKAIIKPAIVEIDRKEVMISEPLSTNGKPKISTKPIVTTTSKMTSSITIYPNDPSSSRTSSRSSSVSSEPVPIKERHTSTSNILIGPSSEHHGSISIPYEISIPKSEITLRSCLDQDCGPDESSDSSSKSKLHNTSRVETTTSHLCCQRSNISLQSSDTTPADFNDTESGFESSSSSTTTTFTSWRHQRQGHHSQDDSLPDMKNVTMRSTWKNRGTSSVDETRRGRGGARTMADGGSEDEAEAATTWRAYRATTIDTEETIHSGTGAGGNAESQKGAKPSPAEVYMRRINSTTNTREVEEPVLRRGKQSQSPTMEASGLGRTIPHAPVTSQSWARSYTQEPQAADSVEPSPNPSHSPASWRRQLPSSDSHHLGSSYDRASKTAGASSRGDLWSSRGQGSGARAEGRSGAGSRPWSHRHSEHH; encoded by the exons ATGTCTGACCATAAAGACATGACACATCGCCACCTGCGGCACAAGCTACAGAGTCTCAGTCGAAGACTGGATGAACTGGAAGAAGCAACCAACAAGCTGCAGAAGTCTGAGGATGAGCTACTTGACCTGCAG GACAAAGTCATCCAGGGAGAAGGCAGCAACTCAGCCCTGCTTGGAGATGTGGAGGACCTGAGGAAACGTCTCCTAAAGATCCAGGGTAAGGATGAGGAGGTGCGCAAAGCTGAGGATCTCTGCCGCACAGTCAGAGAGAAactggaggaagaggaaagcCTGACACAGGAGCTAAAGGCAGAGATTGAACGTCTACAGCGGAGGATGGCTGAACTGGAGAAACTGGAAGAAGCTTTTGGGAAAAGCAAGTCTGACTGCAGCCAGCTCTGTCTAAGCCTCAATGAGGAAAAGAACTTGACCAAGAAGCTCTCGTCTGAGTTGGAGGCCCTCAAAGCACGTTTGAAGGAGGTGGAGGGGTCTGAGACAAAGCTAGACAAAGCAGAGCAGGCTTTGGCTATGGAGCTTGAGAAACTGAAAGGATTCACCCAGACCTTTATGAGTGAGCGTAAGAGGCTACTGGAGAAGCAGAGGGAAGACGAGAAGATCATTCTCAAGCTGACAGAAAAATTGGAGCACCAGAAAACCCTGGCAGACCCTGGTCGGGCAGATTTCATGAGGTCACGAATTGAGGATGAGCTTTCATCCACAGTGCCCCTCACAGGTAAACTGGCTGGACGCAAGAAGAGCCTTGAGTACTTGAAGTTGGCTGATGACAACATTGGTCTTGTGAACAAATCGgagaatgaaaaaaacagcGGCCTTGAAAGCTTGCAGGAGGACAACAAAGTAAAGGAGCTGACACAGGAAGTAGAGAGGCTGAAGAACCGCCTTAAACAGATGGAGATAGTGGAGGAGGATCTAAAGAACTCCGAGTCCAAAAATGGCGAACTTCATGAGAAGTTCCAGATGGAACAAAACCGGGCTCGCCAACTGAGCGAGCAGGTGGAACAACTCAGGACGCAGCTGTGCGGAAAAGGTGGAATAGGAAGAAATGGAACCAGTAATGTGGATAAACACGGCAATGGGAGCACTAACATTTGCCCCAACAACCCCGCCAAGGTCCTGGAGAATGGCAAAGCTGAGAATGAAGAGATTATTGTGAAGGGAGGTTTCAGACAAGAGAAGCCCAAATATAGGAGTGCTGCAACTGTCTCAGAGCCGAGTTCCCCCAAACACAGGAACAGGGAGCTCTCTCCTCAGCATAAGAGAGAGACCAAACTGAGAAGCAAAGATCACAGCCACTCAGAGGAGATCTCTCCTAAGTCTGTGAGGAGACCTCTCAGTCCTGCTCACAAGAGTAGAAGGACACCCAAAACCCCAACTACTGCAATTTCATCTAATAATGGAATAAGAGACACAGGACGAGGAAATGAGGAAAAGACAAGAGGATCCATGTCCTGCTCTGTAAACACATCCTCTACTGATATTAAGAAAGCGCCTGTTCTTAGTCGCTACCCTCCAGCAGCTAATGACCAGAAGCCACTGAGGACAACTCACAAACAGACAGATGGGGAGAATAAAAAGAGCAGAGTAGAAAAGTATTCCAAATTGTACGTAGGTAGTGATAGCGAATCAAACAACTCTGACGTAGTTCCTGACAGTACCAGTAACATCAACAGTATCTCTGCTTTAGAGAAGGACACAGCGTCTGCCTCAGATCAGGAATCAACAGACCAGGTTCAAGAATCTGTCTCTGCGTCCGCCGCCTCCACCCTGTCCAAAGCCAATGGATCCTACACAGCCTACAGATCCCGCATCACTCCACTGTTGCCCAACGACCAGGGATCAGAGGGTCATTCATCTGCCTCCGAAACAGAATCTACTGGTTCAAGGCCCTCTGAACCAGAGCCCGTTACTGAGACGACTACTGCAACAACCCTAAACAGTAAGACTCCAACCTCCAGATATCCCAGATACTCCCTTGTCCATGACTCTCATTCAGAGGGTTCTTCTTCCCGGAGCTCGTTTGATGAGGAGCTCCACAACAGACCACTGTTAGCTGAGGGAGGCCAACAGGGGCCCACGCATACTGCATCAGGGATTGGGATCCAGCGAGTGTGCAGCCCACGGGAGGCGCTGAGGTCAAAAGCTATCATCAAGCCTGCGATTGTTGAGATTGACAGGAAGGAAGTGATGATTTCAGAACCTTTGTCTACAAATGGCAAACCCAAAATCTCCACCAAACctatcgtgaccaccacaagtaAAATGACCAGTAGTATAACCATCTACCCCAATGACCCAAGCTCTTCCAGAACAAGCAGTCGTAGCAGCAGTGTGTCCAGTGAACCTGTGCCGATTAAAGAACGCCACACCTCCACCAGTAACATCCTCATAG GCCCCAGCAGTGAGCACCATGGCAGTATCTCCATCCCGTACGAGATCTCCATTCCTAAGAGCGAGATCACCTTGCGGTCGTGCCTGGACCAGGACTGTGGGCCGGACGAAAGCAGTGATTCCTCATCAAAGTCCAAACTCCACAACACTTCCAGAGTGGAGACCACCACCAGCCACCTGTGCTGCCAACGCAGCAACATCAGCCTCCAGTCCTCGGACACCACTCCCGCAGACTTTAACGACACAGAGTCGGGCTtcgaaagcagcagcagcagcaccaccacCACGTTCACCAGCTGGAGACACCAAAGACAAGGCCATCACTCCCAAGACGACAGTTTACCAGACATGAAGAATGTGACTATGAGAAGCACCTGGAAGAACCGGGGCACTTCGTCAGTGGATGAGACAAGACGAGGAAGAGGGGGTGCAAGAACAATGGCTGATGGTGGGTCGGAAGATGAAGCAGAAGCCGCGACAACATGGAGGGCTTACCGGGCAACCACCATTGATACAGAAGAAACGATACACAGTGGAACAGGAGCTGGAGGGAATGCTGAGTCACAGAAGGGAGCCAAGCCATCCCCTGCAGAG GTGTACATGCGTAGAATCAACAGTACTACTAACACCAGAGAAGTTGAGGAACCAGTGCTTCGCCGAGGCAAACAGTCACAGTCTCCCACCATGGAAGCAAGTGGCCTGGGAAGGACCATACCCCACGCACCTGTTACCTCTCAGTCCTGGGCCCGATCCTACACACAGGAACCACAG